From a single Mycolicibacterium mengxianglii genomic region:
- the stf0 gene encoding trehalose 2-sulfotransferase, with amino-acid sequence MASSPTAYLVLASQRSGSTLLVESLRATGMAGEPQEFFQYLPQTSMSPQPREWFAGVEDESILRLLDPLIEGKPDIAPAEIWRDYIRTVGRTPNGIWGGKLMWNQTPLLLQRAKDLPDRSGDGLLAAIRDVIGSDPVLIHVYRPDVVSQAVSFWRAVQTRVWRGRPDPVRDARAEYHAGAIAHVVSMLKEQGAGWRAWFAEENIEPIEVPYPVLWRNLTQTVGTVLEALGLDPRLAPSPVLERQADHRSDEWVERYRADAEREGLPL; translated from the coding sequence ATGGCATCGAGCCCCACCGCGTATTTGGTACTCGCGTCCCAACGCAGTGGTAGCACACTGCTGGTGGAGTCGTTGCGCGCGACAGGAATGGCGGGTGAACCGCAGGAATTCTTTCAGTACCTGCCGCAGACGAGTATGTCGCCGCAGCCGCGGGAATGGTTCGCCGGTGTCGAGGACGAGTCGATCCTGCGCCTGCTGGACCCGCTGATCGAGGGTAAGCCCGATATCGCACCCGCCGAGATCTGGCGTGACTACATCCGCACCGTGGGCCGCACTCCCAATGGCATCTGGGGCGGAAAATTGATGTGGAACCAGACCCCGCTGTTGCTGCAACGAGCCAAAGACCTGCCCGACCGTTCCGGGGACGGCCTGCTCGCCGCCATCCGCGACGTCATCGGCAGCGACCCGGTGCTTATCCACGTCTACCGGCCCGACGTCGTATCGCAAGCAGTCTCGTTCTGGCGGGCAGTCCAGACCAGGGTGTGGCGGGGGCGTCCGGACCCGGTCCGCGACGCCCGCGCCGAGTATCACGCCGGTGCCATCGCCCACGTGGTGTCGATGCTCAAAGAGCAGGGGGCGGGTTGGCGCGCCTGGTTCGCCGAGGAGAACATCGAGCCGATCGAGGTGCCTTATCCGGTGCTGTGGCGCAACCTGACCCAGACGGTCGGCACCGTACTCGAGGCACTCGGCCTCGATCCGCGACTGGCCCCCTCCCCCGTCCTGGAGCGACAAGCCGATCACCGCTCCGACGAGTGGGTGGAGCGCTACCGCGCCGATGCCGAACGAGAGGGGCTCCCGCTATGA